ACTCGCCGATGACCTCGGCCGTGCGCCCGAATGCCACGACACGGTGCCAGTCGGTGCGTTCCTCTGTCTTGCCCTTCTCGTCCGTCCAGCGCCTGGACGTTGCCAGGTTGACGTTGACCACGGATTTCCCGTTCGTGGTCTTTCGAACCTCTGGGTCGTGCCCCAAGTTGCCCAGGAGCGTCACTCTGTTCACGCTAGCCATGATCCTCTCCTCCATTTGTGTGGTCCGTTACTTGTTAACCTAGTAGCCCTTTCAGCCTTTCATCCGAAAGGCTGTCGGGTTGCTCGCCGACTTCGAGATGGACCTCCTTCAGAAACAGCTTGCGCCGCAGTCGCCCGTACACCTTGCGAAGCCCCTCGTACCCGGCGTCATCTCCGTCGAACATCAAAGCCAGACTGTCAGTCGCCGCAACCAGGAGCTCTTCCTGGTACTCACTCATGGTTGAGCCCATCAGCGCCACGACGTTCGGGAAGCCGGCCTGGTGCACCTTCATGGCGTCGAAGAACCCCTCCACCACGATGAGCCCGGATCCTGTGTTTTTGGTTGCGCGGTTCAGGTTCCAGACCACGCGTGCCTTCTGGAAGCCGTAGGGCAGCTTCCACTTTCCCTCCTCCTTCGCCAGCGTGTCGTCGATCGCGCGCCCGGCGTAGGCGACGAGCTCGTTTCTCTCGTTGTGAATAGCGATTGCAACGCGACCCTTCATCAGGCCCCGCGTGCAGAAGCCGACGTCGAACGTCTGAATCGTTTCCTTGGAGATCCCTCGTTCCTTCAGGTATGGATGCTCCCGGGCGAGAGTTTTCAGCGAGTGGTCCAACGGCGGATTGATTTCGAGGCTCGGCTCAGTCCGAGGAACCCGATCAACCCGTTTCAGTGCCGGTGACGCTTGTGCGGACTCCGTAGGCTGTCTCGAGCCATTCGCCTTCTTGTTGTTGTCCCGCACGAACTGGAGTGCGAACCACTCTGCCAGTTTTTCGCCGGCGTCCCGAACGCCACACTCCTCCACCTTGGAGACGAGGTCGAGGATGTTCCCGCCTCCGCAGCGGCTGAAGCAGTTGAAGACGTTCTTCTCGACGTTCACGTGGAACGAATTGGGGTTCTTGCCACCATGGATGGGACAAGCGCCGACGAGCTTCCCGTGGCCCTTGTCCTTCAGGCCATCCAGGTAGCCGTATTTCGCCAGCACGTCACGGATGGAGACCTGGGCTTTCAGTTCTCGAAAATCGATCCACTTGGCGGGCATGCGAAGCCCTCCTTGCGCGATGGTGTTCGAGCGCGCAGAAGCATCTGCCTGTAGGTTAAGGGGAAGTTAAGGAACCTGCACTCAGTTACTCAGAGTAAGGCAGGCTTGTCAATGCTCGGTGGCCCTGTAGGATGAAACCGCCGGCGAGCTCCCCTTCTATAGCCCACATACCCGAGGCAGAGGGTGATGGACCGAAGCAGCTGGTCTCAGGGGCAGAGAGCCAATTGCCGGAGTTCGGCACGCCCCAGTCGCCGATCGCCGCGAAGGGGTCCCCTCGCCGGCCTACTGTCCCTTGGGATCCACAGGAGGAACGGAACATGGTATAATTACTGTAAAGTATAGATATAAAAAGACTTAAATATGCAGACCCATCGAAGGCCCCCTAGCCATCCACCCCGACACGGACGGCTGGGTCGCGGGCCAGAGCACCAACTCCAGTATTTCGAAACAACCTGTGAAATCGAGGGCTATCCGGGCACCCTCACCGTGTCCTTGCCTCGGCATCCTGACGACGTCACGCCCGAGGACGTGATTCAATTCCTACTAATGGTCAGCGGTACGCTCGCAAGACAAATGAGTCTGGGTGGCCTTGTTACCGGGGCTGTTGATAAGTCGTGGAGCCTATACAGGAAAATGGTGGAACCTGCGCAGGCACGCGTGGAACCTGTGCAGGAACCGGTGGACGCTATGCAGGAAGTGGTGGAGCCTGTGCAGGGCCGAGTTTCGCACACAGGCGAAACATCCACCTATTCGTGAGGTTTCGCGGGATCCCCCCCCGACGCTAGTACTAACTAAATCATTTCTAATTCACACACTAGGGCGCCAGCGGCCCGTGTGTCCCATGCTAATGACTGGAGCTCCCTCAACAACAACCGCACCGCACACCTCTAGCCTGACAGAGGCGGCTTACACTCGGGAATACATCGGCTTCGCGGAATTTCCGATCGTCACAACGTCCATCAAGCGCCCCCGCCACACGACAATCGAATGCACAGAGGTCATCGGCACCAGCCAGGCTGGACTGCCGATAGTTCGCACCTGGCAGGTCGTTGGCTCTCTGGAATACGGTTTGCCTCGACTACCTGACTTGGATGTCTTCGTCGGGATACTCAAGGTCCTCGAGCGTTAC
This window of the Candidatus Polarisedimenticolia bacterium genome carries:
- a CDS encoding toprim domain-containing protein — encoded protein: MPAKWIDFRELKAQVSIRDVLAKYGYLDGLKDKGHGKLVGACPIHGGKNPNSFHVNVEKNVFNCFSRCGGGNILDLVSKVEECGVRDAGEKLAEWFALQFVRDNNKKANGSRQPTESAQASPALKRVDRVPRTEPSLEINPPLDHSLKTLAREHPYLKERGISKETIQTFDVGFCTRGLMKGRVAIAIHNERNELVAYAGRAIDDTLAKEEGKWKLPYGFQKARVVWNLNRATKNTGSGLIVVEGFFDAMKVHQAGFPNVVALMGSTMSEYQEELLVAATDSLALMFDGDDAGYEGLRKVYGRLRRKLFLKEVHLEVGEQPDSLSDERLKGLLG